A single window of Arcobacter venerupis DNA harbors:
- a CDS encoding response regulator — MSIDRNLLKRLTLLYVEDDDVIRTELSQLLTNFFSMVHVAKNGKEGLRTYLENQDHIDLILTDVNMPELNGIEMIKKVRDFDTKIPVIFATAYSDSEFLVEAIKLRVQEYIVKPIDVRYLISLMNDVASNLYQDFLLTQQQNELEQYKEIIDLNNIVIKMDTHLNITYVNEHFCQISGFLQEDLIGKEFKYLKYHDMGNDIYTNLYANILNNKPWQGKLKNIKKDGSSFTTDAYVIPTLDETGEMTGAISIQKDITEELNKKREIQLALMREKSDFFIKSKEGNLEQNQVINELKHKLGKVQIELEQSLKNIDRYIYNNEKYRLENKNLKTELGLYKKNSNTNTAFKFSKENSDLRLENKKLKDKLTQLGLDDEKIISQQRVNYEIKITELEDQINELQEKIDSIQTDDVLLQKLEYWKEKAKKETSRIENLEKQIIAHGDTTFMNKIFN; from the coding sequence ATGAGCATAGATAGAAATTTATTAAAAAGATTAACTCTTTTATATGTTGAAGATGATGATGTAATTAGAACAGAATTGTCACAATTATTAACAAATTTTTTTTCTATGGTGCATGTTGCAAAAAATGGGAAAGAGGGCTTAAGAACTTATCTTGAAAATCAAGACCATATTGATTTAATATTAACAGATGTTAACATGCCTGAATTAAATGGTATAGAGATGATAAAAAAAGTTCGAGATTTCGATACTAAAATACCTGTAATTTTTGCAACAGCATACTCAGATAGTGAATTTTTAGTTGAAGCAATTAAATTAAGAGTTCAAGAGTATATTGTAAAACCAATCGATGTTCGATATTTAATCTCATTAATGAATGATGTTGCTAGTAATCTTTATCAAGATTTTTTATTAACACAACAACAAAATGAACTTGAACAATATAAAGAGATTATAGATTTAAATAATATTGTTATAAAAATGGATACACATTTAAATATTACTTATGTAAATGAACATTTTTGTCAAATATCAGGATTTTTACAAGAAGACTTGATTGGAAAAGAGTTTAAATATTTAAAATACCATGATATGGGAAATGATATTTATACAAACTTATATGCAAATATTTTAAATAATAAACCTTGGCAAGGAAAACTTAAAAATATAAAAAAAGATGGTAGCTCTTTTACTACAGACGCATATGTTATCCCAACTCTTGATGAAACAGGAGAAATGACAGGTGCAATTTCTATTCAAAAAGATATAACCGAAGAACTTAATAAAAAAAGAGAAATTCAATTGGCTTTAATGCGAGAGAAAAGTGACTTTTTTATTAAAAGTAAAGAGGGAAATTTAGAACAAAACCAAGTAATTAATGAGTTAAAACATAAACTAGGAAAAGTTCAAATAGAGTTAGAACAATCATTAAAAAATATAGATAGATATATTTATAATAATGAAAAATATAGATTAGAAAATAAAAACCTAAAAACTGAGTTAGGATTATACAAAAAGAATTCAAATACAAATACTGCCTTTAAATTTTCAAAAGAGAATAGTGATTTAAGATTAGAAAATAAAAAACTAAAAGATAAATTAACTCAACTTGGATTAGATGATGAAAAAATAATTTCTCAGCAAAGAGTTAATTATGAGATTAAAATTACTGAATTAGAAGATCAAATTAATGAATTACAAGAAAAAATAGATTCTATTCAAACTGATGATGTTTTATTGCAAAAATTAGAATATTGGAAAGAAAAAGCAAAAAAAGAAACATCAAGAATTGAAAATCTTGAAAAACAAATTATTGCACATGGTGATACTACATTTATGAATAAGATATTTAATTAG
- the ubiE gene encoding bifunctional demethylmenaquinone methyltransferase/2-methoxy-6-polyprenyl-1,4-benzoquinol methylase UbiE: MEKQEKIVSMFNDIAGTYDVANRVLSMGIDKSWRNKACNLAFNFYGKKSISKIVDVACGTGDMILFWKKVANENSINLENIIGVDPSVGMMEVGKKKLPDVEFIEAGAASMPLDSSSADIISISYGIRNVVQRQEAFDEFARVLKKDGLVVISEFTKNKKEKLLDHLTDFYMNKILPVLGGLISKNKEAYTYLPNSIDEFLTTENLCKELKLAGLEPIHVKAFSMNISTLIIARKI; this comes from the coding sequence ATGGAAAAACAAGAAAAAATCGTATCAATGTTCAATGATATTGCAGGAACTTATGATGTTGCAAATAGAGTTTTATCAATGGGAATTGATAAGTCATGGAGAAATAAAGCTTGTAATTTAGCTTTTAATTTTTATGGTAAAAAAAGTATTAGCAAAATTGTAGATGTTGCATGTGGAACGGGTGATATGATTCTATTTTGGAAAAAAGTTGCAAATGAAAACTCAATTAATTTAGAAAATATCATTGGAGTTGATCCAAGTGTTGGAATGATGGAAGTTGGTAAAAAGAAACTTCCAGATGTTGAATTTATTGAAGCAGGAGCTGCATCAATGCCACTTGATAGCTCTAGTGCTGATATTATTTCAATTTCATATGGAATTAGAAATGTAGTACAAAGACAAGAAGCTTTTGATGAATTTGCAAGGGTTCTAAAAAAAGATGGATTAGTTGTAATTTCAGAGTTTACAAAAAACAAAAAAGAGAAATTACTTGACCATTTAACAGATTTTTATATGAATAAAATTCTGCCAGTTTTAGGTGGATTAATTTCAAAAAATAAAGAAGCATATACATATTTGCCAAACTCAATAGATGAATTTTTAACAACAGAGAATTTATGTAAAGAGCTTAAACTTGCAGGACTTGAGCCAATTCATGTAAAAGCATTTTCAATGAATATCTCAACTTTAATAATCGCTAGAAAAATTTAG
- a CDS encoding chemotaxis protein CheW yields MEDNEKKVIDYANTSEFMTFELGAMKYAIELPKIREILTYPDNITPLPNISKWVKGLISLRGEVVPILDIRLKFNTGPGTYDENTSVIAVITEDKRIIGIVVDLVDDVQRLDTSMLAAVSEMGSAIPSKYLKGYIRLANNQMLVVMDIERVVAKEELRD; encoded by the coding sequence ATGGAAGATAATGAAAAAAAAGTTATAGATTACGCAAATACTAGTGAATTCATGACATTTGAATTAGGCGCAATGAAGTATGCTATTGAATTGCCAAAAATTAGAGAAATTTTGACATATCCTGATAATATTACTCCTCTACCTAATATTTCTAAATGGGTAAAAGGATTAATTAGTTTAAGAGGTGAAGTTGTTCCAATTTTAGATATTAGACTTAAATTTAACACAGGTCCTGGAACATATGATGAAAATACATCTGTAATTGCAGTTATTACAGAAGATAAAAGAATTATAGGAATAGTTGTAGATTTAGTTGATGATGTTCAACGACTTGATACAAGCATGTTAGCTGCTGTTTCTGAAATGGGTTCTGCAATTCCATCAAAATACTTAAAAGGTTATATTAGACTAGCAAATAACCAAATGTTAGTTGTTATGGATATTGAAAGAGTTGTTGCAAAAGAAGAATTAAGAGATTAG
- a CDS encoding PAS domain-containing sensor histidine kinase, producing the protein MRIPFYVKLFFAFIIFAVLLLGFASFAFNNFYKFNNEKKEKENIINILKNQEKSFKNNIKSFDEKIFLLSQKDFLKKENKKESLELFKKILFNNENILEFKVVSLDAQEIFKIININSEIKIIEDEKLQNIYSNSYYKNIRTLKNQEIWHDNSNLEKPTVINFVLREKNYFLILKVDFNGFFTNIYKNFDKKTFVISSDNILLNYNNTNLFHENKEVDLYKKELNNIKSVDFYETNNLLSKKVYLNENKYFIFTINIEDESNNNYFKDYYKSIIIIGLFLSIILALLFSEPIAKLNKKIEDENKNLDLSIKRSFIELDENQKVIDKHIMFIRMSKNNIILEVSSAFCYFLGFSKGELIGHNYQMLIHKDTRKKEYIKPWKFAKQGKSYVGEIRGIKKDGESFWVDLFIEPNFNNLNKIVGYTIIAYDTTNKKKIEDLYQNINNQVEQYNAIFENVNSGIALIDLNGNFKKLNSTFGKFLEYKNEELLSMKCLDIVPESSKELLLKILKEAYEIGNISNIEKIFIKKHGKTIHLELSLSLLSDKKHFVFVVNSLEDKRKLQELNQNLELRINQEVEKSIQKDKLHQQEQIKNAKLTSIGSLAAGIAHEINTPLTYIKGNLELMYYDILDLPQSEIQERMKYDSEKMKEGINRIANIVESMREMSQSTKEVKEKINIFSTLVISLTMAYNRSRQVSKIYLNDKLFDIDSINKNEYKFFSKIQKQRIEQVWIIVINNALDELVKIEDYDNRALNINIFDENDEIIVKFKDSAGGIKEEIIKDIFEPFISSKEHSGMGVGLNIAKKIVDEQDGIIKAYNEDSGAVFEIRLQKCEEE; encoded by the coding sequence ATGAGAATACCTTTTTATGTAAAACTATTTTTTGCTTTTATAATTTTTGCAGTTTTATTATTGGGTTTCGCTTCTTTTGCTTTTAACAATTTTTATAAATTTAATAATGAAAAAAAAGAGAAAGAAAATATAATAAATATTTTAAAAAATCAAGAAAAGAGTTTTAAAAATAATATAAAATCTTTTGATGAAAAGATATTTTTATTATCTCAAAAAGATTTTTTAAAAAAAGAGAATAAAAAAGAGTCTTTAGAATTATTTAAAAAGATTCTTTTTAATAATGAAAATATTCTAGAATTTAAAGTTGTCTCTTTAGATGCTCAAGAGATTTTTAAAATCATAAATATAAATAGTGAGATAAAAATAATAGAAGATGAAAAGTTACAAAACATCTATTCTAACTCTTATTATAAAAATATCAGAACACTAAAAAATCAAGAAATTTGGCATGATAATTCAAACTTAGAAAAACCAACAGTAATTAATTTTGTATTAAGAGAGAAAAATTATTTTCTAATTTTAAAGGTCGATTTCAATGGATTCTTTACTAATATTTATAAAAACTTTGATAAAAAAACTTTTGTTATATCAAGTGATAATATACTTCTAAATTACAATAATACAAATCTTTTCCATGAAAATAAAGAAGTTGACTTATATAAAAAAGAGTTAAATAATATTAAAAGTGTAGATTTTTATGAAACAAATAATCTTTTATCAAAAAAAGTTTATTTGAATGAAAATAAATATTTTATTTTTACAATAAATATTGAAGATGAATCAAACAATAACTATTTTAAAGATTATTATAAATCAATAATAATTATAGGTCTTTTTTTATCAATAATTTTGGCACTTCTTTTTTCTGAACCAATTGCAAAATTAAATAAAAAAATTGAAGATGAAAATAAAAACTTAGATTTAAGTATTAAAAGAAGTTTTATCGAATTGGATGAAAATCAAAAGGTAATTGATAAACATATTATGTTTATTCGAATGAGTAAAAATAATATAATTTTAGAAGTCAGCTCTGCATTTTGCTATTTTCTGGGTTTTTCAAAGGGTGAATTAATTGGACATAACTATCAAATGTTAATCCATAAAGATACAAGAAAAAAAGAGTATATAAAACCTTGGAAGTTTGCAAAACAAGGAAAATCTTATGTTGGTGAAATAAGAGGAATCAAAAAAGATGGTGAATCATTTTGGGTAGATTTGTTTATTGAACCAAATTTTAATAATTTAAATAAAATAGTTGGCTACACAATAATCGCATACGATACAACAAACAAGAAAAAAATTGAAGATTTATATCAAAATATAAATAATCAAGTTGAACAATATAATGCAATATTTGAAAATGTAAACAGTGGAATTGCTTTAATTGATTTAAATGGAAATTTCAAAAAGTTAAATAGTACATTTGGCAAATTTTTAGAGTATAAGAATGAAGAGTTATTATCTATGAAATGTTTAGATATTGTTCCAGAAAGCTCAAAAGAACTTCTTTTAAAGATATTAAAAGAAGCATATGAAATAGGTAATATTTCTAATATTGAAAAGATTTTTATAAAAAAACATGGGAAAACAATACATCTAGAATTATCATTAAGTCTTTTATCTGATAAAAAACATTTTGTGTTTGTGGTGAATTCTCTTGAAGATAAAAGAAAACTGCAAGAGTTAAATCAGAATCTTGAACTACGAATAAATCAAGAAGTAGAAAAAAGTATCCAAAAAGATAAACTTCATCAACAAGAACAGATTAAAAATGCAAAATTAACTTCAATTGGTTCCCTTGCTGCTGGAATTGCCCATGAAATAAACACTCCACTTACATATATAAAAGGAAATCTTGAATTAATGTATTATGATATTTTAGATTTACCTCAAAGTGAAATTCAAGAAAGAATGAAATACGATAGTGAAAAAATGAAAGAGGGAATTAATAGAATTGCAAATATTGTAGAATCCATGAGAGAAATGTCACAAAGTACTAAAGAGGTAAAAGAAAAAATAAATATATTTTCAACTTTAGTAATTTCACTTACAATGGCATATAATCGTTCTAGACAAGTATCTAAAATATATTTAAATGATAAATTATTTGATATAGATTCTATAAATAAAAATGAATATAAATTTTTCTCAAAAATACAAAAACAAAGAATTGAACAAGTTTGGATTATAGTAATAAATAATGCTTTAGATGAACTTGTGAAAATTGAAGATTATGATAATAGAGCTTTGAATATAAATATTTTTGATGAAAATGATGAAATTATTGTTAAATTTAAAGATAGTGCAGGTGGAATAAAAGAGGAAATTATCAAAGATATTTTTGAACCTTTTATTTCATCAAAAGAGCATAGTGGAATGGGTGTTGGATTAAATATTGCCAAAAAAATTGTAGATGAACAAGATGGAATTATAAAAGCTTATAATGAAGATTCTGGTGCAGTATTTGAAATTAGATTACAAAAGTGTGAAGAAGAATAA
- the xseA gene encoding exodeoxyribonuclease VII large subunit: MNKAISVSTLNVQIKSLLETTFIQVYVEGEISNLTYHNSGHIYFSIKDESSTLSCVMFKGNTKYLKFQLENGQKVVINGNITVYAPRGNYQLLCNKIEPSGQGALAFAFEQLKNKLEAKGYFDGNYKQPLPKYPKKIALVTSPTGAAIEDMKKVANHRWPLVEFILVPTLVQGEGAAFDIANSIKYADKLHCDIMIVGRGGGSIEDLWAFNEEIVAIAIHEARTPIISAVGHEVDYMISDFVADIRAATPSNAVEIALPDINEHRMYLDSLSNEYINRLKNILFNKQQELSNMKRLFEQNSIETKFNYIQTEINLLKSSFKTDLSQKILSSLNELNLLKNSMKNSFSAIFVKSQNQIDLLKSNFELNHPDKKDKNGFVQISKDNKIISLSDLSIGDEIDLQTPKYIASCILKEIKKQ, from the coding sequence ATGAATAAAGCAATCTCAGTATCAACATTAAATGTTCAAATAAAATCCCTTCTTGAAACTACATTTATCCAAGTTTATGTGGAAGGTGAAATTTCAAATCTTACTTATCATAACTCTGGACATATCTATTTTTCAATAAAAGATGAGAGTTCAACACTTTCATGTGTAATGTTCAAAGGAAATACAAAATATCTAAAATTCCAACTTGAAAATGGACAAAAAGTAGTAATTAATGGAAATATTACTGTTTATGCACCAAGGGGAAATTATCAACTTTTATGCAATAAAATTGAACCCTCAGGTCAAGGTGCATTGGCATTTGCCTTTGAGCAATTAAAAAACAAACTTGAAGCAAAAGGTTATTTTGACGGAAATTATAAACAACCACTTCCAAAGTATCCTAAAAAAATTGCACTTGTAACTTCTCCTACAGGGGCTGCTATTGAAGATATGAAAAAAGTAGCAAATCATAGATGGCCTTTGGTTGAATTTATTTTAGTTCCAACTTTAGTTCAAGGTGAGGGCGCTGCTTTTGATATTGCAAATTCAATTAAATATGCAGATAAATTACACTGTGATATTATGATTGTAGGACGAGGTGGTGGAAGTATTGAGGATTTATGGGCATTTAATGAAGAAATAGTGGCAATTGCTATTCATGAAGCTAGAACTCCAATTATTTCAGCAGTTGGACATGAAGTTGATTATATGATTTCTGATTTTGTGGCAGATATTCGAGCAGCAACTCCTTCAAATGCAGTTGAAATTGCATTACCAGATATAAATGAACACAGAATGTATTTAGACTCTTTGAGTAATGAATATATTAATAGATTAAAAAATATATTGTTTAATAAACAGCAAGAACTTTCTAATATGAAAAGATTGTTTGAACAAAACTCTATTGAGACAAAATTTAATTATATTCAAACAGAAATAAATCTTTTGAAATCTTCATTTAAAACCGATTTATCTCAAAAGATTTTGAGCTCTTTAAATGAACTTAATTTATTAAAAAATAGTATGAAAAATAGTTTTTCAGCTATATTTGTTAAATCTCAAAATCAAATAGATTTATTAAAATCAAATTTTGAATTAAATCATCCAGATAAAAAAGATAAAAATGGTTTTGTGCAAATTTCAAAAGATAATAAAATAATATCTTTATCAGATTTATCTATTGGTGATGAAATAGATTTACAAACGCCTAAATATATTGCAAGCTGTATTTTAAAGGAAATTAAAAAACAATAA
- a CDS encoding TIGR00282 family metallophosphoesterase: protein MRIGFIGDIVGRPGRKIIKENLIKIKKEFEIDFVIGNGENASHGFGLTIEGSKELLKSGIDLITGGNHSFDKKKDMMVLLETANVLRPDNYPDGLVGSGVKICEIQTSNGIEKLAVINLMGQYGMPTVENPFNWAKKLVSKLQEDGIKNIFLDFHAEVTSEKRIMLMMFKNQISAICGTHTHVGTDDLQIFENTAYLTDIGLTGCRDNVIGMDSKIPIQKVTTGIGGHFEVPNSCKSILQMMVVDIEDGKAQSAFKIKKYCNNPKLFITEAFVD from the coding sequence ATGAGAATAGGATTTATTGGCGATATTGTTGGTCGACCTGGAAGAAAAATCATAAAAGAAAATTTAATAAAAATAAAAAAAGAGTTTGAAATCGATTTTGTAATCGGAAATGGTGAAAATGCAAGCCATGGTTTTGGTTTAACAATTGAGGGATCAAAAGAGCTTTTAAAAAGTGGAATAGATTTAATAACAGGTGGAAATCACAGCTTTGATAAAAAGAAAGATATGATGGTTTTACTTGAAACTGCTAATGTTTTACGACCTGATAATTATCCTGATGGATTAGTTGGAAGTGGAGTAAAAATTTGCGAGATTCAAACTTCAAATGGAATTGAAAAATTAGCTGTTATAAATCTAATGGGACAATATGGAATGCCAACTGTTGAAAATCCTTTTAATTGGGCAAAAAAGTTAGTTTCAAAATTACAAGAAGATGGAATTAAAAACATCTTTTTAGATTTTCATGCAGAAGTTACAAGCGAAAAAAGAATAATGTTAATGATGTTTAAGAATCAAATAAGTGCAATTTGTGGAACACATACACATGTGGGAACTGATGATTTACAAATATTTGAAAACACAGCATATCTTACAGATATTGGCTTAACTGGATGTAGAGATAATGTTATTGGAATGGATAGTAAAATTCCAATTCAAAAAGTAACAACAGGAATTGGTGGACATTTTGAAGTTCCAAACTCTTGTAAATCAATTTTGCAAATGATGGTAGTAGATATTGAAGATGGAAAAGCTCAAAGTGCATTTAAAATAAAAAAATATTGTAATAATCCTAAATTATTTATTACTGAGGCTTTTGTTGATTAG
- a CDS encoding peptidylprolyl isomerase — protein sequence MKKIFFILFSFVLLLQASNPIATIETSKGNIKIELRADLAPKAVENFVTHSKNGYYNGLIFHRVIKDFMIQGGDPTGTGAGGESIWGGKFADEFAPNAVFDKAGILAMANAGPNTNGSQFFITTVPTYWLNGRHTIFGYVKEGFDVVKKIESVPTTSRYEGNKPLEDVKIISIKIEE from the coding sequence ATGAAAAAAATATTCTTTATTCTTTTTTCATTTGTTTTACTTTTGCAAGCTTCAAATCCTATTGCAACGATTGAAACTTCAAAAGGAAATATAAAAATAGAGTTAAGAGCTGATTTAGCTCCAAAAGCTGTAGAAAACTTTGTAACACATTCAAAAAATGGTTATTACAATGGTCTTATTTTTCATAGAGTTATAAAAGACTTTATGATTCAAGGTGGAGATCCAACAGGAACTGGTGCTGGTGGTGAGTCAATTTGGGGTGGAAAATTTGCAGATGAATTTGCTCCAAATGCAGTATTTGATAAGGCAGGAATTCTTGCAATGGCGAACGCAGGTCCAAATACTAATGGAAGTCAATTTTTTATTACAACAGTTCCAACATATTGGTTAAATGGAAGACATACAATTTTTGGTTATGTTAAAGAAGGTTTTGATGTAGTTAAGAAAATCGAAAGTGTTCCAACAACAAGTAGATATGAAGGTAATAAACCTTTGGAAGATGTAAAAATCATATCTATTAAAATTGAAGAATAA